A window from Amblyomma americanum isolate KBUSLIRL-KWMA chromosome 7, ASM5285725v1, whole genome shotgun sequence encodes these proteins:
- the LOC144098708 gene encoding uncharacterized protein LOC144098708, with the protein MQRRTGDHGAATALLLLAQLTVLWTPTLSQGILSEEEAAYYGPSAKQMLPPDPLVDLLRGRLPSNRPIASRGGLFTVNETLRGTPYVGHVLVQKGLLDGLSSVSRSSSCGQRDKIRLVWSRVTATFKFKALVNSVRVLGMAKVSLFPATLDVLIDDDGLTKRSYRVAAVRASSFSLSSLKNFTRLAGSMSRQLTYASQAALRAFLAGEARKVLDTALRTLLNEATPGAAFMC; encoded by the exons ATGCAGAGACGCACCGGAGACCACGGCGCTGCCACCGCGCTACTGCTGTTGGCTCAGCTAACCGTCCTGTGGACGCCGACGCTGTCGCAGGGAATTCTCTCGGAAG AGGAAGCCGCTTATTATGGGCCTTCAGCCAAGCAAATGCTGCCGCCAGACCCGCTGGTGGACCTTCTTCGCGGCCGGCTGCCTTCAAACCGACCCATAGCCAGCCGCGGCGGACTCTTCACCGTCAACGAAACATTGCGAGGCACACCTTACGTGGGACACGTGCTCGTCCAGAAGGGGCTCCTCGACGGCCTCTCCAGCGTCTCCAGGTCGTCCAGCTGCGGTCAGCGCGACAAGATACGGCTTGTGTGGTCGCGCGTCACAGCCACCTTCAAGTTCAAGGCCTTGGTGAACAGTGTCCGAGTCCTCGGCATGGCCAAGGTGTCGCTGTTTCCGGCCACACTGGACGTGCTCATAGATGACGACGGCTTGACCAAGAGGTCGTACCGCGTGGCCGCAGTCAGGGCCTCGTCCTTCTCGCTATCTTCGCTCAAGAACTTCACGCGCCTCGCCGGCAGCATGTCTCGGCAGCTGACGTACGCGAGCCAAGCCGCGCTGCGAGCGTTCTTGGCTGGCGAAGCCCGCAAGGTGCTGGACACAGCCCTGCGCACCCTGTTGAATGAGGCGACGCCCGGCGCAGCGTTTATGTGCTGA